The DNA segment CGGTGCAGGTGCCGCTTCTGATCGCGCTGGGACTGTACTCGGGGACCGAGTCGTTCACCGGCGCGGAGATCCCCGCGGTGCCCGCGTGGATGCTCGGCGGGTTCACCGCCCTCATCCTCGGCACGGCGGCGCTGGCGAACTGGTCGCGACTCGGCCGCCGCCAGCGGACGGTGCTCGCGGCGTTCAGCGCGATGACGGTGTCGATGGCGCTCGTGAAGCTCTCCGGCGGCTACATCGAGGCGCACTTCCACTTCTTCGTGTTCATCGCGGTGCTCGCGCTGTACGAGGACTGGCTCCCGTTCGCCGTCGGCATGCTGTACGTCGCGATCGGCCACGGCGCGTTCAGCCTCATCGACTCCAGCCTCGTCTACAACCACCCGGCCGCGATCGCCAACCCGATCGTCTGGGGCGGGATCCACGCCGTCTTTATAATGGCGCTTGCGACGGCGCTGATGGTGAACTGGTACTCCATCGAGAAGTCGCGCGAGGAGGCGCAGCGCCAGCTCGACCTCGTCGCCCAGCAGAAGTCGGAGATACAGGACGTCGAGGAGGCGAAGGCGGAGGTGGAGCAGCGCCGCGAGGAGGTCGAGTGGCTGAACCAGCACCTCGAGGCGAAGGCCGACGACTACAGCGCGACGATGGCCCGCGCGGCCGACGGCGACCTCACGGTCCGGCTGGACGCCGACAGCGAGAGCGAGGCGATGGAGCAGATCGGCGCCGCGTTCAACGAGATGATGGAGGAGATCGAGGCGACGATGCGGGACGTCCAGTCGTTCGCCGGCGAGGTGTCCGCGGCCAGCGAGAAGACGGTCGAAGGCGTCGACACCGCCGAGGCCCGCAGCGAGGACGTGCGCCGGTCGATCGAGGAGATCGCCGAGGGCGCGGACGACCAGCGCGAGATGCTCGAACAGGTCTCCGGCGAGATGAACAACCTCTCGGCGACGATCGAGGAGGTCGCCTCCTCGACGGAGACGGTCGCGGACGCGGCCCAGCAGACGGCGTCGATCGCCGACGAGGGGCAGGACACCGCGGGCGAGGCGATAGACAGCGTCCGGGATTCGCGGGAGTCGATCGGCGAGACGGCGGAGAAGGTCAGGGTCCTCGACGAGCGGATGGAGGACATCGGCGAGATCGTCGACCTGATAAGCGACATCGCGGAGCAGACGAACCTGCTCGCGTTGAACGCCAACATCGAGGCCGCGCGGGCGGGCGGGGGAAGCGGCGGGAGCGACGGGTTCGCGGTCGTCGCCGACGAGGTGAAACAGCTCGCCGAGGAGACCCAGGAGGCGGCCCAGGAGATCGAGGAGCTCATCGCCGGCACGCAGGCGCAGACGCAGGCGACCGTCGAGGAGGTCCGGACCGCGGAAGAGCATATGGAGGCCAGCGCCGAGGCGGTCAGCGACGCCGCCGACGCGTTCGCCGAGGTGGCGGACAACGCCGCGGAGACAGACGACGGGATCCGCGAGATCAGCAAGGCGACCGACGATCAGGCCGCGAGCACCGAGGAGACGGTGTCGATGGCGGAGGAGGTGGCGGGGATCAGCAAGTCGACCGCCGACGAGGCCGACGAGGTGGGCGAGGCGGCCGA comes from the Halorubrum depositum genome and includes:
- a CDS encoding methyl-accepting chemotaxis protein, whose protein sequence is MTESATGAAADASGASGVAKIREIIRYIPDGTTIPEEMWSGRHRNILLGIAVQVPLLIALGLYSGTESFTGAEIPAVPAWMLGGFTALILGTAALANWSRLGRRQRTVLAAFSAMTVSMALVKLSGGYIEAHFHFFVFIAVLALYEDWLPFAVGMLYVAIGHGAFSLIDSSLVYNHPAAIANPIVWGGIHAVFIMALATALMVNWYSIEKSREEAQRQLDLVAQQKSEIQDVEEAKAEVEQRREEVEWLNQHLEAKADDYSATMARAADGDLTVRLDADSESEAMEQIGAAFNEMMEEIEATMRDVQSFAGEVSAASEKTVEGVDTAEARSEDVRRSIEEIAEGADDQREMLEQVSGEMNNLSATIEEVASSTETVADAAQQTASIADEGQDTAGEAIDSVRDSRESIGETAEKVRVLDERMEDIGEIVDLISDIAEQTNLLALNANIEAARAGGGSGGSDGFAVVADEVKQLAEETQEAAQEIEELIAGTQAQTQATVEEVRTAEEHMEASAEAVSDAADAFAEVADNAAETDDGIREISKATDDQAASTEETVSMAEEVAGISKSTADEADEVGEAADEQLAAMSQATDEAGSLADQAERLRALLRKFEVGGESPDDPSASGARTVAMGDGGQSD